The nucleotide sequence TTTTAATTCAAATAATATTGGAACTGATGAGAGTAAATTTAAACCTAGGTTTTATGTTGTATTCATTATAGTACTGAGTATATATTATTTTTTTTCTCCAATATTGTCACAGATTATTAGTAATTTTCTAAAAAGTAAGTTTAATTTTAATGAATTAAATTTATTATATGAATTATTTTATAAATTGTTTTTACCTAATTTTTCTATTTTATTAATATTAATTATTTATATATTGGTGATTGAAGAGAGAAAATTAAATTTTCTATTTGTAGGAATTAAGGAAAATTTTTTATTTTCTAATATAAAGGGTTTGATACTATCAATAATTTTTTTATTTTTGTTGGTATCTGTATTTATTATAAAAGATAAGGTTTTATTTTTAAAATTTAATACTGAAATTAGTTTTATAAATCTTTTACAGCTTTTAGTAGTATTTATATTTGTTTATATACAAACATTTTTTTTAGAGATTTTATATAAATCTTGGCTTATTAATATACTTAATTTTAGATATAATATTTATTTATCTTTATTTTTGGCTTCTTTACTTTATACTTTTATATATTTTATAAATTATCAAAGAGTAGGAATATATTTGATTTATATTTTTGTTTTTAATATATTTTTATCAATTATATTTTTGATGTACAAAAATATAATTATCACAGTTTCATTGCATGCAACCTATAAATTTTTCAAGCAGTATGTACTATCAATAGAAGATAAACCAATAAAATTAAATTCTATTTTTTATACAGGGATGGATTCAAATAATTTCATTTATAATATTGAAAATAGCAAATATTCTTTAATTATAATTATTATTTTAACAATTATCGTATTTATATTGTATAATTCTAAGAAAAAATAATTAATATTTGTAGAAATTTTAAATTTTTTAGTTTTTAATTATATTTTGAATAGTTGAATTTTGTAGTAATATATGGTATAAATAAAGTGTGCTCTATAAAAATTATAGAGCATAAGATGTGTTGAATTCATAATCCCAAAGGATAGATACATCTGAAAATTCCCCTCTCTACCACATTTTTGTGGTAGAGCCCCCAATTTGTATTAATTTTATATATGATTTTTGACTTTTATATTTTAAAAAAGGTGATTAGTTATGAAGCAATATCTCTTAGTTGTTTTCGTTAATTCTTTAATAAGTAGAGATTATGATATGCTGAAAGAATTTGAAAATTTTAATTATATTATTTCCAAAGGTTCAGTTGTTAGAAAGGTTAAAAATCAGTATCCTAATTTTAAAAATCCAGTTAATACAACAATTCTTACTGGAGAATTTCCCGAAAAACATGGAATTTATTTTAATAATTATAATGTTAAAGTTAGGAAATATAGGCATAAAGAGTATGAAGATATTCAATCTCCAAATATATTAGATTTATTTAAGAGTGAAGGTAATAATGTTAGTTTGATTTCTTGGCCTAATATGGGTTATAGTAATTTTAAATATAATTTTTCTGATATTAATAATAGTGTAAATATAAAGGATTTATTTAGGGGAATTGTAAAAGGTTCTTCTTTTTATATGCTTAAAAATATATTTAAATATTCGAGTGTATTGAGAGTTGGGATACAACCAGATTCTGATAATTTTTCTTCCATTTTAGCGATGGAGATTTTAGAAAGTAAAAAATCTAATGTTATATTTATGAATCTTGATCATCTGGACTATGTAAGACAGAGATATGGAATGAATTGTGAAAAAAATTCACTAGATGCATTAAGGAATATTGATCGTAAGCTAGGGGATTTACTCGTATGGTGTGATAATAAAAATATATTAAATAATTTAACGATATCATTAGTATCAGGAGGAGGTCCATGTGAATGTAAATATATAA is from Candidatus Arthromitus sp. SFB-rat-Yit and encodes:
- a CDS encoding CPBP family glutamic-type intramembrane protease; translation: MLNYNLNHNNMDFNSNNIGTDESKFKPRFYVVFIIVLSIYYFFSPILSQIISNFLKSKFNFNELNLLYELFYKLFLPNFSILLILIIYILVIEERKLNFLFVGIKENFLFSNIKGLILSIIFLFLLVSVFIIKDKVLFLKFNTEISFINLLQLLVVFIFVYIQTFFLEILYKSWLINILNFRYNIYLSLFLASLLYTFIYFINYQRVGIYLIYIFVFNIFLSIIFLMYKNIIITVSLHATYKFFKQYVLSIEDKPIKLNSIFYTGMDSNNFIYNIENSKYSLIIIIILTIIVFILYNSKKK
- a CDS encoding alkaline phosphatase family protein yields the protein MKQYLLVVFVNSLISRDYDMLKEFENFNYIISKGSVVRKVKNQYPNFKNPVNTTILTGEFPEKHGIYFNNYNVKVRKYRHKEYEDIQSPNILDLFKSEGNNVSLISWPNMGYSNFKYNFSDINNSVNIKDLFRGIVKGSSFYMLKNIFKYSSVLRVGIQPDSDNFSSILAMEILESKKSNVIFMNLDHLDYVRQRYGMNCEKNSLDALRNIDRKLGDLLVWCDNKNILNNLTISLVSGGGPCECKYIININYIFLKNGLISVNKRGRINNYIAYAHCEGGSAFIYLKQPNNINDYGKVKVFLDDIMKKYSNYIKAVYEVSEYERFDLDEFSFRIQGNIFCIFSEELNKSEFIDDMTQSLYISDRINKSFYGYSNDYENSQGIFINHGYRIKKGVELNECSLVDIAPTIASFMKLDFRSSGRIIKDILEEH